The Paenibacillus uliginis N3/975 genome has a window encoding:
- a CDS encoding HAD family hydrolase, with product MERNESLTKPKAMIFDMDGTLFQTETLLLPAYHKLFDILREEGLHKGETPKEELMLGCLGMLLEDIWKIVLPDGSPEAHRRADELLLQLELEGLKEPDAVLYPGVEETLQELKRRGVRLFVASNGLEHYVKGIADARNIMPLFEELYSAGQHGTASKVDLVALLLKNHGIERAWMVGDRSSDVEAGKKNGQTVIGCQYAGFGNDQELKGSDAIITSFPELLNLYENAVE from the coding sequence ATGGAGAGAAACGAGAGTCTGACCAAACCGAAAGCGATGATTTTTGATATGGATGGTACATTGTTTCAGACAGAGACCCTGCTGCTGCCCGCATATCATAAATTGTTCGACATATTGCGGGAGGAAGGTCTTCATAAGGGAGAAACACCGAAAGAAGAATTGATGCTCGGCTGCTTGGGGATGCTGCTTGAGGATATATGGAAAATTGTATTGCCTGATGGCTCTCCGGAAGCCCACCGCCGTGCTGACGAACTGCTGCTTCAATTGGAGCTGGAAGGATTAAAGGAACCAGATGCCGTACTGTATCCCGGTGTGGAGGAGACATTGCAGGAACTTAAGCGCCGTGGAGTTCGTTTGTTTGTAGCGAGCAACGGACTTGAGCATTATGTGAAGGGCATCGCGGACGCACGGAACATCATGCCATTGTTCGAAGAACTTTACAGCGCTGGGCAGCATGGCACGGCTTCGAAGGTGGATTTGGTAGCACTCCTGCTCAAAAACCATGGTATCGAGCGTGCATGGATGGTAGGAGACCGTTCATCCGATGTTGAAGCAGGTAAGAAAAACGGACAGACCGTCATCGGCTGCCAGTACGCAGGGTTCGGAAATGATCAGGAGCTGAAAGGTTCAGACGCTATCATTACATCTTTCCCTGAGCTGTTGAACCTGTATGAAAACGCTGTGGAATAA